A stretch of the Pseudosulfitobacter sp. DSM 107133 genome encodes the following:
- a CDS encoding acyl-CoA dehydrogenase family protein encodes MEFTLNDEQRQIYEYGGQLAQEFDNDYWLRHARKHEFPRDMFQKIADDGFLGIMVPEEYGGAGLGMTEMALFMEGTANHGIPLLMMVVGPTMSLAHIASHGTEFHKKELLPAACRGEIQFCFAITEPGAGSNTMKSTTLAKRRGNRFSLTGEKTFITGADVSDYCLVVARTKPHTEVSRKTDGFTLFAVDLKKKGVAQQRVKISIPLPEEQWTLFFDEVDLGPEDVVGEVDEGFSILFDSLNPERIILAALCCGIGRFALNKGVAYASERNVFGQPIGAHQGVQHPMAKAYTAIEMASLMTRRAAWEFDNKLPAGASSNMAKYFAAEAGIEAVDAALQAHGGSGFTEDTGLYEMYPLVRLLRTAPVNRELCLSFIGEKVMGLPRSY; translated from the coding sequence ATGGAATTCACTTTGAACGACGAACAACGCCAGATCTACGAATACGGCGGTCAGTTGGCGCAAGAATTCGACAACGATTATTGGCTGCGGCATGCCCGGAAACATGAATTTCCCAGGGACATGTTCCAAAAGATTGCCGATGACGGCTTTCTGGGCATCATGGTTCCCGAAGAATACGGCGGTGCCGGGCTTGGCATGACCGAGATGGCCCTGTTCATGGAAGGCACGGCCAATCACGGCATTCCGCTGCTGATGATGGTGGTCGGCCCGACCATGTCGCTGGCCCATATCGCCAGCCACGGCACCGAGTTCCACAAGAAAGAGCTGCTTCCAGCCGCCTGCCGGGGCGAAATCCAGTTCTGTTTCGCGATCACCGAACCGGGGGCCGGGTCGAACACGATGAAGTCCACCACGCTGGCCAAGCGCCGGGGCAACCGGTTCAGCCTGACGGGGGAAAAGACCTTCATCACCGGGGCCGATGTGTCCGACTATTGCCTGGTTGTGGCGCGGACCAAGCCGCACACCGAGGTCAGCCGCAAGACCGACGGGTTCACCCTTTTTGCCGTGGACCTGAAAAAGAAGGGCGTCGCGCAACAACGGGTGAAGATCTCGATCCCCTTGCCCGAAGAACAGTGGACCCTGTTTTTCGACGAGGTGGATCTGGGTCCCGAGGACGTGGTCGGCGAAGTGGACGAAGGGTTTTCCATCCTGTTCGACAGCCTCAACCCCGAGCGCATCATCCTGGCCGCACTATGCTGCGGCATCGGCCGCTTCGCCCTGAACAAAGGTGTGGCCTATGCGTCCGAACGCAATGTCTTCGGTCAACCCATCGGGGCGCACCAGGGTGTGCAGCACCCGATGGCCAAGGCCTACACCGCCATTGAAATGGCCAGCCTGATGACCCGTCGCGCAGCGTGGGAGTTCGACAACAAGCTGCCCGCGGGGGCCTCGTCGAACATGGCCAAATACTTCGCCGCCGAAGCCGGGATCGAAGCGGTGGACGCCGCACTGCAGGCGCATGGCGGATCGGGTTTCACCGAGGATACCGGACTCTACGAGATGTATCCGCTGGTGCGCCTGTTGCGTACGGCACCCGTGAACCGCGAGCTGTGCCTCAGCTTCATCGGCGAAAAGGTCATGGGTCTGCCGCGGTCCTATTGA
- a CDS encoding NADPH-dependent 2,4-dienoyl-CoA reductase — MGNTQRESFGNLLSPIRAGTHMVRNRIIMGSMHTRLETEPDGISKQIAFYAERARGEAAILVTGGFSPNAEGLFDPEGPRIDDPDEAMHLRPICEAVQAEGSLFCAQLLHAGRYAKIEGCVAPSPIRAPINRFIPREMTDADIRRTIADFAKAAANAQAAGFDGVEIMGSEGYLINEFTVTHTNKREDDWGGSAENRHRFPVEIVRAVRDQCGPDFLVIYRISAADLVEGGAPADEIAALARKIEAAGADILNTGIGWHEARVPTIAYPVPRGAWRQAAANVKAAVSIPVVASNRINTPAMAEDILASGEADMISMARPFLADPHFVKKVREGRADEINTCIACNQACLDFIFSDRPVSCLVNPRAGRETEFRDTPTDSPRKVAVVGGGAAGMATAAEAARLGHVVTLFEAHDRLGGQLNLARAAPGKDEFDETLRYYSGQMHKHGVTLRLGQRAGLDDLTGFDHVVIATGVTPRIPDLPGVDHPSVATYAEILSGERAAGDNVVVMGAGGIGHDVAEFLVTGSAEVHSTNAFCETWGVDPTFAASGGLAGDPLAPKPSRRKVVMLQRKTSKPGAGLGVSTGWILRNALRKHGVEAMGGVVYDRIDDAGLHILMDGKPKVIAADTIVLCTGQEPERALAEALAGRGVTVTMIGGAKEAAELDALRAIDEGVRLAQGL; from the coding sequence ATGGGAAACACGCAAAGGGAAAGCTTCGGAAACCTGCTTTCGCCCATCCGCGCAGGCACACACATGGTGCGAAACCGGATCATCATGGGGTCGATGCACACACGGCTGGAAACCGAGCCCGATGGCATTTCCAAACAGATCGCGTTCTACGCTGAACGGGCCCGGGGGGAGGCGGCGATTCTGGTCACCGGAGGGTTTTCTCCCAATGCCGAGGGGCTGTTCGATCCGGAAGGTCCGCGAATCGACGACCCGGACGAGGCCATGCACCTGCGTCCGATCTGCGAGGCGGTACAAGCCGAAGGCAGCCTGTTCTGCGCGCAGTTGCTTCATGCCGGACGCTACGCAAAGATCGAGGGCTGCGTGGCGCCATCACCGATTCGCGCGCCGATCAACCGTTTCATCCCGCGTGAGATGACCGACGCCGATATTCGCCGCACCATTGCGGATTTCGCCAAAGCCGCAGCCAACGCCCAGGCCGCGGGGTTCGATGGCGTCGAGATCATGGGTTCCGAAGGATACCTCATCAATGAATTCACTGTCACGCATACCAACAAGCGTGAAGACGACTGGGGCGGCAGCGCCGAGAACCGACATCGCTTTCCGGTCGAGATCGTGCGCGCCGTGCGAGACCAATGCGGGCCGGATTTCCTTGTCATCTACCGAATTTCGGCGGCTGATCTGGTCGAGGGCGGCGCGCCCGCCGATGAAATTGCGGCACTGGCGCGCAAGATCGAGGCGGCGGGGGCGGATATTCTGAACACCGGCATCGGTTGGCACGAAGCGCGCGTGCCGACGATTGCTTATCCGGTTCCGCGAGGTGCCTGGCGGCAGGCGGCGGCCAATGTGAAGGCCGCAGTGTCCATTCCTGTGGTCGCCTCGAACCGGATCAACACGCCCGCAATGGCCGAGGACATCCTTGCCTCTGGCGAGGCAGACATGATCTCGATGGCCCGGCCCTTTCTGGCCGACCCGCATTTCGTCAAGAAGGTGCGCGAGGGCCGCGCGGACGAGATCAACACCTGCATCGCCTGCAACCAAGCCTGTCTGGATTTTATCTTTTCCGACCGGCCGGTGAGCTGTCTGGTCAACCCTCGGGCAGGCCGCGAAACCGAATTCCGGGACACGCCGACAGATTCACCCCGGAAGGTGGCGGTTGTCGGCGGCGGCGCCGCGGGCATGGCCACGGCGGCCGAGGCGGCACGGCTGGGCCATGTCGTCACCTTGTTCGAAGCCCATGACAGGCTGGGCGGCCAATTGAACCTGGCGCGTGCGGCGCCGGGCAAGGACGAGTTCGACGAAACCCTGCGCTATTATTCCGGCCAGATGCACAAACACGGCGTCACGCTGCGCCTGGGGCAGCGGGCCGGTCTGGATGATCTGACCGGTTTCGACCATGTAGTGATCGCCACAGGGGTCACGCCGCGCATTCCCGATCTGCCGGGCGTGGACCATCCGAGCGTTGCCACCTATGCCGAGATCCTGTCCGGCGAACGTGCTGCGGGTGACAACGTCGTGGTGATGGGGGCAGGCGGCATCGGCCATGACGTGGCCGAATTCCTCGTGACCGGATCGGCAGAGGTCCACAGCACCAACGCATTCTGCGAGACATGGGGCGTAGACCCGACATTCGCCGCGTCGGGCGGTCTTGCGGGCGATCCGCTGGCACCGAAACCTTCGCGTCGCAAGGTGGTCATGCTTCAGCGAAAAACCTCGAAACCGGGGGCAGGGCTTGGCGTCTCCACGGGCTGGATCCTGCGCAACGCGCTGCGCAAACACGGGGTCGAGGCCATGGGCGGCGTGGTCTATGACCGTATCGACGACGCGGGGCTGCATATCCTCATGGACGGAAAGCCAAAGGTCATCGCCGCCGATACGATCGTGCTGTGCACCGGGCAGGAGCCAGAGCGGGCGCTGGCCGAGGCCCTCGCCGGGCGCGGAGTCACCGTCACGATGATCGGCGGGGCAAAAGAGGCGGCGGAGCTTGACGCGCTGCGCGCCATTGATGAAGGGGTGCGTTTGGCGCAGGGTCTTTGA
- a CDS encoding carboxyl transferase domain-containing protein → MTKMKSLLDTGSDDFRKNDALYREKVGELHALRLLQRVGGPENARERHVSKGKILPRERVERLIDPGTPFLEIGELAGLNKYEGVPPGAGIITGIGVIEGRQCMIIANDATVKGGTYFGMTCRKHVRAQKIAWKNRLPVITLVDSGGAFLPEQASIFPDEGQFGSIFHQQIGMSGDGVPQIAVVMGPCTAGGAYIPALCDEVVIVRGQGFMYLGGPELTFAATGEKVDAETLGGGKMHSSVSGVTDHLAEDDAHALAITREIVSHLGEKPQPRKTPTSPRPPAYPVEEIYGVVSRDPRVPTDNREIVARLVDDSDFHEFKPLFGDTLMTGWGRIHGHEVGILANTGVLFVEAALKATHFINLCVQRDIPLLFLADVNGFMVGRDVEQMGIAKAGAKMITAMSSARVPKFTIITGGSYGAGYLAMLGRPFQPDAMFAWPTGRSAIMGPEQAASVLAQVRAQINERQGKKWTPEEEETFKAPIRKEYEDFQGAYNFASNLWIDSVIEPAETRDVMALMLDIASRRPKVETHFGVFRM, encoded by the coding sequence ATGACGAAAATGAAATCCCTTCTCGACACCGGGTCCGACGACTTCCGGAAAAACGATGCGCTTTACCGGGAAAAGGTCGGCGAACTGCATGCGCTTCGGCTGCTACAACGCGTCGGCGGCCCGGAAAATGCGCGGGAACGGCATGTCAGCAAAGGCAAGATCCTGCCGCGCGAACGGGTCGAGCGGCTGATCGATCCGGGAACGCCCTTTCTCGAAATCGGAGAACTCGCCGGGCTGAACAAATATGAAGGCGTGCCACCCGGTGCAGGGATCATCACCGGCATCGGCGTGATCGAGGGACGTCAGTGCATGATAATCGCCAATGACGCTACCGTGAAGGGCGGCACCTATTTCGGCATGACCTGCCGCAAACACGTCCGGGCGCAGAAAATCGCCTGGAAAAACCGTCTTCCGGTGATCACCCTGGTCGATTCCGGCGGGGCGTTTCTGCCGGAGCAGGCGAGTATCTTTCCCGATGAGGGGCAGTTCGGCTCAATCTTCCATCAACAGATCGGCATGTCGGGCGATGGCGTACCGCAGATCGCCGTGGTCATGGGGCCCTGCACCGCGGGCGGCGCCTATATCCCGGCGCTTTGCGACGAGGTGGTGATCGTGCGCGGTCAGGGCTTCATGTATCTGGGCGGGCCAGAATTGACCTTTGCTGCGACCGGCGAAAAGGTCGATGCCGAAACGCTGGGCGGCGGCAAGATGCATTCGTCCGTTTCCGGCGTGACAGACCATCTTGCCGAGGATGACGCGCACGCGCTGGCCATCACCCGCGAAATCGTCAGCCACCTGGGCGAAAAACCGCAGCCGCGCAAGACGCCGACGTCGCCGCGCCCCCCCGCCTATCCGGTCGAGGAGATCTATGGCGTCGTCAGCCGAGACCCAAGGGTGCCGACCGACAACCGCGAGATTGTTGCGCGCCTTGTCGATGACAGCGATTTTCACGAGTTCAAGCCACTTTTCGGCGACACCCTCATGACCGGCTGGGGCCGAATCCATGGCCACGAGGTCGGCATCCTGGCCAACACCGGCGTGCTCTTTGTCGAGGCCGCGCTGAAGGCTACGCATTTCATCAATCTCTGCGTCCAGCGCGATATCCCGCTGCTGTTCCTCGCGGATGTGAACGGCTTCATGGTCGGCCGCGACGTCGAGCAGATGGGCATTGCCAAGGCGGGCGCCAAGATGATCACCGCCATGTCTTCGGCGCGGGTGCCGAAGTTCACCATCATCACCGGCGGCTCTTACGGGGCGGGTTACCTGGCCATGCTTGGCCGCCCGTTCCAGCCGGACGCGATGTTCGCCTGGCCCACGGGCCGGTCCGCGATCATGGGGCCGGAACAGGCCGCCAGCGTGCTAGCGCAGGTGCGCGCCCAGATCAACGAACGCCAAGGCAAGAAATGGACACCCGAGGAGGAGGAAACCTTCAAGGCACCAATCCGCAAGGAATACGAAGATTTCCAGGGGGCCTACAATTTCGCCTCCAACCTCTGGATCGACAGCGTGATCGAGCCTGCCGAGACCCGGGACGTCATGGCGCTGATGCTGGACATCGCTTCGCGCAGGCCCAAGGTCGAAACGCATTTCGGCGTGTTCAGGATGTGA
- a CDS encoding SDR family oxidoreductase has protein sequence MITVFGATGTTGAPLVDTLLTKGATVRAVTSNPASLDALKAKGCEAVVASFTDPAALARACNGAEKIYLVTPAHLDMRQWKANVIEAAKAAGVRHVVLATGLGASPKAGLTFGKWHSETQELLKQSGLDWTFVQPTYFMQNLFWQTSNIGKNGVYHDDLGGPVAWIHARDIADVAAETLTAPGFEGKGLGLTGPEALTGDDIAALLSEVTGRNVTCAPLSAEDAKAAMVAGGMQDEVAGAMVELASIAPKGYLAGIETTVSDVLGRPARRFTDFIAENRDAFVQ, from the coding sequence ATGATCACCGTTTTCGGAGCCACCGGCACCACCGGCGCCCCCCTTGTCGACACGCTTCTGACCAAGGGCGCGACCGTGCGCGCTGTCACCAGCAACCCCGCAAGTCTGGACGCTCTGAAGGCCAAGGGATGCGAGGCCGTCGTCGCGAGTTTCACCGATCCCGCCGCGCTGGCGCGGGCCTGTAACGGGGCAGAAAAGATATACCTGGTCACGCCTGCCCATCTGGACATGCGCCAGTGGAAGGCGAACGTGATCGAGGCCGCCAAGGCCGCGGGCGTGCGCCATGTCGTTCTGGCCACCGGGCTGGGTGCGTCGCCCAAGGCGGGGCTGACTTTTGGAAAGTGGCACTCCGAAACCCAGGAGCTGCTGAAGCAGAGCGGGCTTGACTGGACGTTCGTCCAGCCGACCTATTTCATGCAGAACCTGTTCTGGCAGACCAGCAACATTGGCAAGAACGGGGTGTACCACGATGATCTGGGCGGCCCTGTAGCCTGGATCCACGCCCGCGACATCGCGGATGTCGCCGCCGAGACACTGACCGCCCCGGGATTTGAGGGCAAGGGTCTTGGGCTGACCGGCCCCGAAGCGCTAACCGGCGATGACATCGCAGCCCTTTTGTCCGAAGTGACAGGGCGAAATGTCACCTGTGCCCCCCTGTCGGCCGAGGATGCGAAAGCGGCCATGGTGGCTGGCGGGATGCAGGATGAGGTCGCCGGAGCCATGGTCGAACTGGCCTCCATAGCGCCCAAGGGCTACCTTGCCGGCATCGAGACAACGGTCAGCGACGTGTTGGGCCGCCCGGCCCGTCGATTTACCGATTTCATCGCTGAGAACCGGGATGCGTTCGTCCAGTGA
- a CDS encoding AMP-binding protein, whose amino-acid sequence MQYGMRFRREDAADKVNDHFWHPVEGTPLEEVRRIQEERLRDQMAYLKANSTFYQEKFAEAGVEFGDIRTIEDLQKLPYTYKTEIRESLAAEPPFGKHRAAPMADIIQMQASSGTTGSPAYVALTESDAEMWHEMTARCFFANGVRPGDMVLHAFSLAKGFVGGIPVMQGLQYMGAIDVPVGADGGAERLLRACADTRPRCIVGAPNFVLHLAEKAPEVLGCKASELGVERVIVGGEPGGGIPAIRAKIEAAWGAKCTEMLGGTDLGVTYWAECDAQSGMHMVNMDYIITELLNPESGEIIPWKKGAEGEMIYTAIGRRASPLVRFRSGDYIEVIDTECSCGRTGPKIRCTGRTDDMLIVRGANVFPSAINSVITEMVPETNGVMRIVADFEGHTTQGALKVIVERGPGRDPSDDNALKNKIEQRLRDALVFRADIRLVAPDTFEKPGAAKVAFVLRKYPDLP is encoded by the coding sequence ATGCAATATGGAATGCGCTTCCGGCGGGAGGATGCCGCCGACAAGGTAAACGATCACTTCTGGCACCCAGTCGAGGGCACGCCGCTCGAGGAGGTGCGCCGCATTCAGGAAGAGCGGCTGCGCGATCAAATGGCCTATCTCAAGGCGAACTCGACCTTCTATCAGGAGAAGTTCGCCGAGGCCGGTGTGGAATTCGGCGATATCCGCACCATCGAAGACCTGCAAAAGCTGCCCTACACATACAAGACCGAGATTCGCGAAAGCCTCGCGGCAGAGCCGCCCTTCGGCAAGCACCGCGCCGCGCCGATGGCCGACATCATCCAGATGCAGGCCTCGTCGGGGACAACCGGCAGCCCCGCATATGTGGCCCTGACCGAATCCGACGCCGAGATGTGGCACGAGATGACGGCGCGCTGTTTCTTTGCCAACGGCGTGCGGCCCGGCGACATGGTGCTGCATGCGTTTTCGCTGGCCAAGGGCTTTGTCGGCGGCATCCCGGTGATGCAGGGACTGCAATACATGGGTGCGATCGACGTGCCGGTGGGGGCTGATGGCGGCGCGGAAAGGTTGCTGCGCGCTTGTGCGGACACGCGCCCGCGCTGTATCGTCGGCGCACCTAACTTCGTTCTGCATCTGGCCGAAAAGGCTCCGGAAGTGCTTGGCTGCAAGGCCAGCGAGCTGGGCGTCGAGCGGGTGATCGTGGGCGGCGAACCGGGCGGCGGCATCCCGGCGATCCGCGCCAAGATCGAAGCGGCCTGGGGTGCCAAATGCACCGAGATGCTGGGGGGCACCGATCTGGGCGTGACCTATTGGGCCGAATGCGACGCGCAATCGGGCATGCATATGGTCAACATGGACTACATCATCACCGAACTGCTCAATCCCGAAAGTGGCGAGATCATTCCTTGGAAAAAAGGCGCCGAGGGCGAGATGATCTATACCGCGATCGGCCGGCGGGCAAGCCCGCTGGTGCGGTTCCGGTCGGGCGATTATATTGAGGTCATCGACACCGAGTGCTCCTGCGGCCGCACCGGCCCCAAGATCCGTTGCACCGGTCGGACCGACGACATGCTGATTGTGCGCGGGGCCAATGTGTTTCCTTCGGCGATCAACAGCGTGATCACAGAAATGGTGCCCGAAACCAATGGTGTCATGCGGATCGTGGCAGATTTCGAAGGCCACACTACTCAGGGCGCGCTGAAAGTGATCGTCGAACGCGGTCCCGGTCGCGATCCATCTGATGACAACGCCCTCAAGAATAAGATTGAGCAGCGCTTGCGCGATGCCCTCGTTTTCAGGGCCGACATTCGCCTGGTCGCGCCGGATACGTTTGAAAAACCCGGCGCAGCTAAGGTCGCCTTTGTCCTCAGAAAGTACCCGGACCTGCCATGA
- a CDS encoding enoyl-CoA hydratase/isomerase family protein — MSAPVAVTIEGSVGIIELARPEKFNCLSLKVHECISNARARFEAERNVRSILIRAQGKHFCTGADLTEVKGKLNDPAALDHFIAFGMNNLRALESSSLPVVVAVQGLCLAGGVELMLACDVCFGAETAQFGDQHAQFGLIPGWGGSQRLTRLMGQRRALDLMFSARWLKAEEAKEAGLVNYIVPEADLHKSALEYCQKIATRSRPGIAEMKRLAREGADLGIDQQMRLERDAAVRALPSDDVAEGLDAFENRRAPEFKT, encoded by the coding sequence ATGAGCGCTCCCGTCGCCGTAACCATCGAAGGTAGCGTCGGCATCATCGAGCTGGCTCGACCAGAGAAGTTCAATTGCTTGTCGCTCAAGGTGCATGAATGCATTTCGAACGCGCGCGCCAGGTTCGAGGCCGAACGGAATGTTCGGTCGATCCTGATCCGGGCACAGGGCAAACATTTTTGCACCGGAGCCGATCTGACTGAGGTGAAGGGCAAACTGAACGATCCCGCCGCGCTGGACCATTTCATCGCCTTTGGCATGAACAACCTGCGCGCACTCGAATCCTCCTCCCTCCCTGTCGTAGTGGCAGTGCAGGGCTTGTGTTTGGCCGGCGGGGTCGAACTAATGCTAGCATGTGACGTGTGTTTCGGAGCCGAAACGGCGCAGTTCGGCGATCAGCATGCGCAATTTGGTCTGATACCCGGTTGGGGCGGTTCGCAGCGGCTGACGCGGCTGATGGGACAACGCCGGGCGCTTGACTTGATGTTTTCGGCTCGCTGGCTGAAGGCCGAGGAGGCCAAAGAGGCGGGTTTGGTCAATTACATCGTGCCGGAAGCGGATCTGCACAAGTCCGCGCTGGAATACTGCCAAAAGATCGCGACCCGGTCGCGTCCCGGTATCGCCGAGATGAAGCGGCTGGCACGGGAAGGTGCGGACCTGGGCATCGACCAGCAAATGCGGCTGGAGCGTGACGCCGCCGTGCGCGCGCTGCCCAGTGATGACGTGGCCGAGGGGCTCGACGCATTCGAGAACCGGCGCGCCCCCGAATTCAAGACTTGA
- a CDS encoding fatty acid--CoA ligase family protein, producing the protein MAMRGPTLFSGYWNANATNARDFRNGFFHMGDLFRRNPDGTIDFVDRVKYLIKTGGENVYPAEIERVLLAHPSVVEAAVVRAFDAKWGEAPVAFVACGNDRPDADALMNLCRESLAGYKRPRELHFIAFDDFPRSTSGKVQRHVLEARLKV; encoded by the coding sequence ATGGCGATGCGCGGCCCGACGCTGTTCTCTGGCTACTGGAACGCCAACGCCACCAATGCCCGAGACTTTCGCAACGGGTTCTTCCACATGGGCGATCTGTTCCGGCGCAATCCCGATGGCACGATCGACTTTGTGGACAGGGTTAAATACCTGATCAAGACCGGCGGCGAGAACGTCTATCCGGCGGAAATCGAGCGCGTGCTTCTGGCGCATCCGTCTGTTGTCGAAGCGGCGGTGGTGCGGGCGTTCGACGCGAAATGGGGCGAAGCCCCGGTGGCCTTTGTCGCCTGCGGCAATGACCGACCGGATGCGGATGCGCTGATGAATTTGTGCCGCGAAAGTCTGGCAGGCTACAAACGCCCGCGCGAGCTGCATTTCATCGCATTCGACGATTTCCCCAGATCGACCAGCGGAAAGGTCCAGCGGCATGTCCTCGAAGCCCGGTTGAAGGTCTGA
- a CDS encoding PaaI family thioesterase: MTPFEPKNPAYDARVRDSFNRQNVMRTLGIRIADLTPGHIVLEMAHSADFTQQHGFLHAGVVSTALDSACGYAGFSLMPADAAVLTVEFKINLLNPADGERFRFVADVVKPGRNLTICEARAYATKGGQEKLVATMTATLMALVGRTGVAG; encoded by the coding sequence ATGACGCCATTCGAACCGAAAAATCCTGCCTATGACGCACGCGTACGCGACAGTTTCAATCGACAGAATGTGATGCGCACGCTTGGGATCAGGATTGCCGATCTTACCCCCGGACATATCGTCCTAGAGATGGCCCACAGTGCTGATTTCACCCAACAGCATGGGTTTCTGCATGCCGGAGTCGTTTCGACCGCGCTCGACAGTGCGTGCGGCTATGCCGGTTTTTCGCTGATGCCCGCCGATGCCGCGGTGTTGACGGTGGAATTCAAGATCAACCTGCTCAACCCGGCGGACGGCGAACGGTTTCGCTTCGTTGCCGACGTGGTGAAACCGGGAAGGAACCTGACCATCTGCGAGGCACGCGCCTATGCCACCAAGGGAGGACAGGAAAAGCTGGTCGCGACGATGACCGCGACGCTGATGGCGCTGGTGGGGCGGACGGGCGTGGCGGGGTGA
- a CDS encoding helix-turn-helix domain-containing protein, whose translation MRSSSDLAAAPLYLEMAPPLNAASQINHLFVFRDMGVLSGRGSGRFATDLFTLSITCDDSGGARGSMAPPRPGFTPRLMPFHGVVAGLRLSSRPERLPEAEELKPLASALARVQQSDEALPLLVTMLDELAKCLRFAASPGLCSARTERRKVREETSVSRRRLAASRRFRRLLGQLATQTVSLTDLALDAGYYDQPHMSAACRAFAGKPPRALRLQAAQCGFGRSLQDARLKDRLILVINE comes from the coding sequence ATGCGTTCGTCCAGTGACCTGGCGGCGGCGCCGCTTTATCTTGAAATGGCGCCGCCCCTGAACGCAGCGTCCCAGATCAACCATCTTTTTGTGTTCCGCGATATGGGTGTACTGAGCGGACGTGGAAGCGGGCGGTTCGCGACCGACCTCTTTACCCTTTCGATAACGTGCGACGACAGCGGCGGGGCGCGCGGATCGATGGCACCACCGCGCCCGGGTTTCACGCCCCGCCTAATGCCATTCCATGGTGTCGTGGCCGGGCTACGGCTGTCGTCAAGACCGGAGCGTTTGCCCGAGGCCGAGGAACTGAAACCGTTGGCTTCAGCTCTGGCGCGCGTTCAGCAGAGCGACGAGGCGCTGCCGTTGTTGGTCACTATGCTCGACGAACTTGCAAAGTGTCTGCGTTTTGCCGCGTCACCCGGGCTGTGCAGTGCCCGGACGGAACGACGTAAGGTCCGAGAGGAAACCAGCGTGTCACGACGGCGACTCGCTGCCTCACGGCGCTTTCGGAGGTTGCTTGGACAACTCGCGACGCAGACCGTGTCCCTGACAGATCTGGCGCTGGATGCCGGATATTACGATCAACCTCATATGTCCGCCGCCTGCCGTGCCTTTGCAGGAAAACCACCCCGCGCACTTCGCTTACAGGCGGCACAGTGCGGTTTTGGCCGTTCGCTACAAGATGCGCGCCTCAAGGATCGGCTAATCTTGGTCATCAATGAATGA
- a CDS encoding acyl-CoA dehydrogenase family protein, whose translation MQFQPTEDQKAFRETAKRFATEKLAPSYQERASGHTFDRALIRDMGALGLIGADLPEEFGGLGESSVTSGLIVEEIAYADFNASYVQLLGSLMGGMVAKHASQEIASEWVPKVVSGEAVIGLGLTEPRGGSDAANLILKATKSGNGWRLNGEKTSMSFASQADAAVVFARTGDPDGGSRGVSAFFVDLNQEGIKRTHFDDIGTKPVGRGSVFFDDVFVPAESMMAEQDRAFGTIMAGFDYSRALIGLECLGAAQASVDETWAYVREREAFGAPIVQYQGVSFPLAEAETQLTMMRQLCYYTLDLRDRGLPHTSEAAMCKWYLPKTACEIIHQCLILHGHYGYTTDLPHHQRYNDVLGLQIGDGTAQIQKLVIAREKVGRLALQYDKKAKGVAK comes from the coding sequence ATGCAATTCCAGCCAACAGAGGATCAAAAGGCGTTTCGCGAAACCGCCAAGAGATTCGCCACTGAAAAACTGGCGCCCAGCTATCAGGAGCGCGCAAGCGGCCACACGTTTGACCGAGCGCTGATCCGCGACATGGGCGCGCTTGGACTAATTGGTGCCGATCTGCCGGAGGAATTCGGCGGACTTGGCGAAAGTTCGGTTACTTCCGGGCTGATCGTCGAGGAAATCGCCTATGCCGATTTCAACGCAAGCTATGTTCAGCTCCTCGGCTCTCTCATGGGGGGGATGGTGGCCAAGCATGCTTCCCAGGAGATCGCTTCGGAATGGGTGCCCAAGGTAGTCTCGGGGGAGGCCGTCATTGGCTTGGGCCTGACCGAACCGCGCGGCGGTTCGGACGCGGCGAACCTGATCCTCAAGGCCACGAAGTCCGGCAACGGCTGGCGGCTGAACGGCGAGAAGACCTCGATGAGCTTTGCATCCCAAGCCGATGCGGCGGTAGTCTTTGCGCGTACCGGCGATCCGGACGGCGGCTCACGCGGGGTCAGCGCGTTTTTTGTCGATCTGAACCAGGAGGGCATCAAGCGTACCCATTTCGACGACATCGGCACCAAGCCGGTCGGACGCGGATCAGTGTTTTTCGACGATGTGTTTGTGCCGGCCGAAAGCATGATGGCCGAACAGGACCGCGCTTTCGGCACGATCATGGCGGGGTTCGACTATTCCCGCGCGCTGATAGGACTGGAATGCCTGGGCGCGGCACAGGCATCGGTGGACGAAACCTGGGCCTATGTCCGGGAACGCGAGGCGTTCGGCGCCCCCATCGTGCAATATCAGGGCGTCAGCTTCCCGCTGGCAGAGGCCGAGACGCAACTTACCATGATGCGGCAGCTTTGCTACTACACACTAGACCTGCGCGACCGGGGCCTGCCCCATACCTCCGAGGCGGCGATGTGCAAGTGGTATCTGCCCAAGACCGCCTGCGAGATCATTCACCAGTGTCTGATCCTGCACGGGCATTACGGATACACCACCGACCTGCCCCATCATCAGCGTTACAACGACGTGCTCGGTCTGCAGATTGGCGACGGCACCGCGCAGATCCAGAAGCTGGTGATTGCCCGCGAGAAGGTCGGGCGGCTGGCGCTGCAGTATGACAAGAAGGCGAAGGGAGTAGCGAAATGA